One Bacteroidota bacterium genomic region harbors:
- a CDS encoding cupin domain-containing protein codes for MQKINLTDKLTQFTDHWNPRVVASLNGQQVRLVKFKGEFVWHSHTHEDELFYVVKGSFTMQFRDKNVQLHEGEMIVVPRGVEHCPLADEEVSVMLFEPAETMNTGNAGGDKTRITLEEI; via the coding sequence ATGCAAAAAATAAACCTCACCGATAAACTCACCCAATTCACCGACCACTGGAACCCGCGCGTAGTAGCCTCTCTCAACGGACAGCAGGTGCGGCTGGTGAAATTTAAAGGTGAGTTTGTATGGCATTCACACACACATGAAGATGAGTTGTTTTATGTGGTGAAGGGAAGTTTTACCATGCAGTTCCGCGATAAAAATGTGCAGCTTCATGAAGGCGAAATGATTGTAGTGCCGCGCGGAGTGGAGCATTGCCCGCTGGCCGATGAAGAAGTATCGGTAATGCTCTTTGAACCGGCCGAAACCATGAACACCGGTAATGCGGGTGGTGATAAAACCCGGATTACCCTCGAAGAAATCTGA
- a CDS encoding S8 family peptidase has protein sequence MKQLYAFLFLSFTFSFAANAQTNVPLNVLMLAQKQPQGSSIGLLVKGDAAQVSAAVKKHGGRMRQSTGQISSVELPVAALRAFAAEPGILEIGHAPVALQLLNDTMRTQSHVDEVHNGLAPLTQGFTGRNVVMGIMDSGIDFNHPDFKDSLGNTRIYALWDQRDNTGPGPAPYNYGTLWTQAQINGGNCTHNDLQYYGHGTHVSGIAAGNGRATAVRNYSGVAPDAVIVAVAIDFTGANSPTAIADATAWMYAQAQTLGLPCVINASLGDYYGSHDGQDLQAQLMDNLITAQTGRVFVGAAGNAGDLDIHLSYPLSADTALTWFTVGSGNIYMQLWMDTAAAANAHFAVGTTNTTSWTDRGRTPFTTIAQNLSGIGTDTVFNAQGQRLGIVQRAGTVQGSAYSMEFLVQPDSLNGYGWSLEATGSGVFHSWSFDFVPNASLPSQAVYPRMSEYRMPDRISTLVSSFQCSDKVITVGNYVNRSRWPDVNNVWQTDASVTAGDIMSNSSRGPTRTGRTKPEIAAPGANNFSCAVISTLPNFITNAPQVVAQGGYHIQGGGTSAASPVVAGAAALCLQHTPGADWLQVRNALLYCTRNDSFTGPVAAAPDNTWGYGKLDAFSALTNCFLTTTGPEQPAGAQGNVYPNPAAAGLAVTLQLPQPATQIEVFNMLGEIVLAQTIAASGNTVTLHTEKLPPGLYLLRTTAGNVMRLVIR, from the coding sequence ATGAAACAACTATACGCCTTCCTGTTTCTCTCCTTTACATTTTCATTTGCGGCCAATGCACAAACAAATGTGCCATTAAATGTACTGATGCTTGCTCAAAAGCAGCCGCAAGGCTCGTCCATCGGCCTGCTGGTAAAAGGTGATGCGGCACAGGTTTCAGCCGCTGTGAAAAAGCATGGCGGGCGCATGCGGCAAAGCACAGGACAAATCAGCTCGGTGGAGTTGCCGGTGGCTGCATTGCGGGCATTTGCCGCTGAACCGGGCATTCTGGAAATTGGTCATGCGCCGGTGGCGCTGCAGCTTTTGAATGATACCATGCGCACACAATCGCACGTGGATGAAGTACACAATGGCCTTGCGCCGCTAACACAGGGCTTTACCGGCCGCAATGTGGTAATGGGCATTATGGACTCAGGCATCGACTTTAACCATCCCGATTTTAAAGACAGCCTCGGCAATACGCGCATTTATGCCCTGTGGGATCAGCGCGACAATACCGGCCCCGGCCCTGCGCCTTACAACTACGGCACATTGTGGACACAGGCACAGATAAACGGCGGCAACTGCACGCACAACGATTTGCAGTATTACGGCCACGGCACCCACGTAAGCGGCATTGCTGCCGGAAACGGACGTGCTACTGCCGTTCGGAATTACTCAGGTGTTGCGCCTGATGCCGTGATTGTAGCCGTAGCCATTGACTTTACAGGCGCCAACAGCCCCACGGCCATTGCCGATGCTACCGCGTGGATGTATGCACAGGCACAAACCCTCGGCCTGCCCTGCGTAATCAATGCCAGCCTTGGCGATTATTACGGCTCGCACGACGGGCAGGATTTGCAGGCGCAGCTGATGGACAATTTAATTACGGCGCAAACAGGCCGCGTGTTTGTGGGCGCAGCAGGCAACGCCGGCGATCTGGACATACACCTCTCCTACCCGCTCAGCGCCGATACTGCGCTGACGTGGTTTACCGTGGGCAGCGGCAATATTTACATGCAGTTGTGGATGGATACTGCCGCTGCAGCCAATGCGCATTTTGCCGTAGGCACCACCAACACCACTTCGTGGACCGACAGAGGCCGCACGCCGTTTACCACCATTGCACAAAACCTGAGTGGCATTGGCACCGACACGGTGTTTAACGCGCAGGGCCAGCGGCTGGGCATTGTACAACGCGCAGGCACCGTACAGGGCAGCGCCTATTCAATGGAATTTCTGGTGCAGCCCGATTCGCTCAACGGCTACGGCTGGAGCCTCGAAGCCACGGGCAGCGGTGTGTTTCACAGCTGGAGCTTTGATTTTGTGCCCAATGCCTCGCTTCCTTCGCAGGCCGTTTATCCACGCATGAGCGAGTACCGTATGCCCGACCGCATCAGCACATTAGTGAGCAGCTTTCAGTGCTCCGACAAAGTAATTACCGTAGGCAACTACGTAAACCGCAGCCGCTGGCCCGATGTAAACAACGTGTGGCAAACCGACGCCAGCGTAACTGCCGGCGATATTATGAGCAACAGCAGCCGCGGCCCCACACGCACAGGCCGTACCAAGCCCGAAATTGCCGCGCCGGGTGCAAACAACTTTTCGTGCGCGGTAATCAGCACCCTGCCCAATTTTATTACCAATGCACCGCAGGTGGTGGCGCAGGGCGGCTATCATATTCAGGGTGGCGGCACATCAGCAGCATCGCCGGTGGTGGCGGGCGCAGCGGCACTGTGCCTGCAACACACGCCCGGTGCCGACTGGCTGCAAGTGCGCAATGCACTGCTTTACTGCACCCGCAACGACAGCTTTACCGGCCCCGTAGCCGCTGCACCCGATAATACCTGGGGCTACGGAAAGCTGGATGCATTTTCAGCACTCACCAATTGCTTCCTCACCACCACCGGCCCCGAACAACCGGCCGGAGCACAGGGCAATGTGTATCCAAACCCGGCCGCAGCCGGACTGGCCGTTACGCTTCAGCTGCCGCAACCGGCCACACAAATTGAAGTATTCAATATGCTGGGCGAAATTGTACTTGCACAAACCATTGCGGCCAGCGGGAATACGGTAACTTTGCATACCGAAAAGCTGCCGCCCGGCTTATATCTGCTCCGCACAACGGCGGGCAACGTGATGCGGCTTGTGATTCGCTGA
- a CDS encoding UbiA family prenyltransferase, translated as METAAPRTQVSNYLSLVTFSHTIFALPFAIIGFLLAVRFGDYTFSWKLFLLVLGCMVSARSAAMAFNRYIDRDIDAKNARTATREIPAGIITPKNALWFVILTSLAFVACTWFINRLCFYLSPVALAVILGYSLTKRFTALCHLVLGVGLALAPIGAWLAVTGVFAWLPLLFSFAVLCWVSGFDMIYALQDESFDRENKLNSMPVLLGKKGALRLSEVLHVFAAVFIWLPVYTHSFGVWYCIGASVFSGLLVYQHTLVKPDDLSKVNRAFFTTNGIASVVFAVFVVLELFFPL; from the coding sequence ATGGAAACCGCCGCTCCCCGCACACAGGTATCCAACTACCTTTCACTGGTTACATTCAGCCATACCATTTTTGCGCTGCCGTTTGCCATAATCGGCTTTCTGCTGGCAGTACGGTTTGGGGATTATACGTTTTCGTGGAAACTGTTTTTGCTGGTGCTGGGCTGCATGGTAAGTGCACGCAGCGCCGCCATGGCGTTTAACCGCTACATCGACCGCGATATTGATGCAAAGAATGCACGCACCGCCACGCGCGAAATTCCGGCCGGCATCATCACGCCCAAAAATGCGTTGTGGTTTGTTATACTCACCTCGCTTGCCTTTGTGGCCTGCACGTGGTTTATCAACCGGCTTTGCTTTTATCTTTCGCCGGTGGCGCTGGCGGTAATTCTGGGCTACAGCTTAACCAAACGTTTTACGGCACTGTGTCATCTGGTGCTGGGCGTGGGGCTGGCGCTGGCGCCCATTGGTGCGTGGCTGGCCGTTACCGGCGTGTTTGCCTGGCTGCCGCTGCTGTTTTCGTTTGCGGTGCTGTGCTGGGTGAGCGGGTTTGATATGATTTATGCGTTGCAGGACGAATCGTTTGACCGCGAAAACAAGTTGAATTCAATGCCGGTTTTGCTGGGTAAAAAGGGGGCGCTTCGTTTGTCGGAAGTGCTGCATGTGTTTGCGGCAGTGTTTATCTGGCTGCCGGTTTATACACACAGTTTTGGTGTATGGTACTGCATCGGCGCATCGGTGTTCAGCGGTTTGCTGGTGTATCAGCACACGCTTGTAAAGCCCGATGATCTGAGTAAGGTGAACCGTGCTTTTTTTACAACCAATGGCATAGCCAGCGTGGTGTTTGCGGTGTTTGTGGTGCTGGAATTGTTTTTCCCGCTGTAA
- a CDS encoding YdcF family protein, with amino-acid sequence MNAVKRFFGWFIATRLRRWAFIWLPLCGVLLVVSCHLWIQRSTQAQIYSEVNAVPAHDVALVLGANPLARTGRTNLYFLYRMEAAAALYKAGKVKHIIVSGDNHIATYDESTAMKLALTSLGVPDSCITLDFAGFRTLDSVVRCKTVFGQSSVIIVSQQFHNERALFIANRRGLSAVAFNAKDVPGAYSRRTQLREYLARVSAVFDVVLLNRQPKFGGPPEPIKL; translated from the coding sequence ATGAACGCGGTGAAACGATTTTTCGGCTGGTTCATTGCCACGCGACTGCGGCGCTGGGCTTTCATTTGGCTGCCGCTGTGTGGCGTGCTGCTGGTAGTAAGTTGTCATTTATGGATACAGCGCAGCACGCAGGCACAAATTTACAGCGAGGTAAATGCTGTTCCGGCGCATGACGTGGCGCTGGTGCTGGGAGCCAATCCGCTTGCGCGCACGGGCCGCACCAATCTGTATTTTCTTTATCGGATGGAAGCGGCGGCGGCGCTTTACAAAGCCGGTAAAGTGAAGCACATTATTGTTAGCGGCGATAATCACATTGCCACTTACGATGAATCTACAGCGATGAAACTGGCGCTTACTTCGCTTGGCGTGCCCGATTCGTGCATCACGCTCGACTTTGCCGGTTTCCGCACGCTCGACTCGGTGGTGCGTTGCAAAACAGTATTCGGCCAAAGCAGTGTGATTATTGTTTCGCAGCAGTTTCACAATGAGCGTGCCCTGTTTATTGCCAATCGTCGTGGCCTTAGCGCCGTGGCATTTAACGCAAAAGACGTGCCCGGTGCCTACTCCCGCCGTACACAGCTCCGCGAGTATCTTGCCCGCGTAAGCGCAGTGTTTGATGTGGTGCTGCTCAACCGCCAACCGAAATTTGGCGGCCCGCCGGAGCCCATCAAACTTTGA
- a CDS encoding histidine kinase: MIRILRSLFLRNALLLLFIEACIFISLLLSRPLSYILVPLLFMAVTYGVVFLFNHFAVRLLLLRKKLAIFGTTLLLYLIAVSFLLWGGMEGFKEGQWLWAFVNCLLVQLTGSGLYFIFLWVKDNYIRTGEQLRQKQDELHLLHLQMNPHFLMNALNNLYGISLSAPDQVPGKIVELSELLRYQVNATRRERVKLDEEIEFLEKFIAHQQWKSRQLRGGLRTTGIRESVEIPPLLGLPLLENAIKFALETPEPYFEIAIDYRSGVFTVSLTNSCLAPAQRKNGTGLGLVNLKQRLQLSGLRHELSSHEKEPSMYFTELKLWI, from the coding sequence ATGATACGAATACTGAGAAGCCTTTTTTTGCGCAATGCCCTGCTGCTGCTATTTATAGAGGCCTGTATTTTCATATCACTTCTGCTTAGCCGTCCATTGTCTTATATTCTTGTTCCGCTGCTATTTATGGCGGTAACTTATGGCGTTGTTTTTCTATTCAATCATTTTGCCGTCCGTCTTTTGTTGCTGCGAAAAAAGCTGGCCATATTTGGCACCACCTTGTTGCTGTATCTTATTGCAGTTTCGTTTCTGCTCTGGGGCGGTATGGAGGGCTTTAAGGAAGGTCAGTGGTTGTGGGCATTTGTGAATTGCCTGCTTGTGCAACTGACCGGTAGCGGCTTGTATTTTATTTTTCTGTGGGTAAAAGACAACTACATCCGCACCGGCGAACAACTCCGGCAGAAACAGGATGAGTTGCATTTGCTGCATCTGCAAATGAATCCGCATTTTCTGATGAATGCGTTGAACAACCTGTATGGCATATCGCTATCTGCGCCTGATCAGGTGCCCGGTAAAATTGTGGAGTTGTCGGAGCTGCTGCGCTATCAGGTAAATGCTACACGCCGTGAGCGGGTGAAGCTGGACGAGGAAATTGAATTTCTTGAAAAGTTTATTGCGCACCAGCAATGGAAAAGCCGGCAATTACGTGGAGGTTTGCGTACCACGGGCATAAGAGAAAGCGTGGAAATACCGCCGTTGCTGGGTTTGCCGCTGCTTGAAAACGCCATTAAGTTTGCGCTCGAAACGCCTGAGCCGTATTTTGAAATAGCGATCGATTACCGCAGCGGCGTTTTTACTGTTTCGCTTACAAACAGTTGTCTGGCACCTGCACAGCGTAAAAACGGTACCGGGCTTGGCCTTGTAAACCTGAAGCAGCGCCT